A genomic stretch from Halobellus sp. LT62 includes:
- the ilvN gene encoding acetolactate synthase small subunit: MSSEDSDSTDDLPKHGLKGPEPEERPHPEGRRNAQGIRIDPEAEAEHEPRRAVLSALVENDPGVLSRIAGLFSRRQFNIESLTVGPTTVENHSRITMVIEEPDPGIDQAEKQLAKLKPVISVGELDDDAVRTELVLLKVEGDEPDKVHAVTEMYDGQTLDAGPKTITVQLTGDEQKIDDAIDAFDQFGIIEIARTGYTALARGDQATVPGEKPGTANEPTKPTNTQ, from the coding sequence ATGAGTTCCGAGGATTCCGATTCCACCGACGACCTGCCGAAGCACGGACTGAAAGGACCGGAACCGGAGGAGCGGCCGCATCCCGAGGGACGGCGGAACGCCCAAGGGATCCGCATCGACCCCGAGGCCGAGGCCGAACACGAGCCGCGTCGCGCGGTGCTGTCGGCGCTCGTCGAGAACGACCCCGGCGTGCTCTCGCGCATCGCCGGGCTGTTCTCGCGGCGGCAGTTCAACATCGAGAGCCTCACCGTCGGGCCGACGACCGTCGAGAACCACTCGCGGATCACGATGGTCATCGAAGAGCCCGACCCCGGGATCGACCAGGCCGAGAAGCAACTCGCTAAACTCAAGCCGGTCATCTCCGTCGGTGAACTCGACGACGACGCCGTGCGGACCGAACTCGTCCTCCTGAAAGTCGAGGGCGACGAACCCGACAAGGTGCACGCCGTCACCGAGATGTACGACGGACAGACGCTCGACGCCGGCCCGAAGACCATCACGGTCCAACTCACCGGCGACGAACAGAAGATCGACGACGCGATCGACGCGTTCGACCAGTTCGGCATCATCGAGATCGCTCGGACCGGCTACACCGCGCTCGCGCGCGGCGATCAAGCGACGGTGCCGGGCGAGAAGCCGGGGACCGCGAACGAACCGACGAAACCGACGAACACGCAATAA
- the ilvC gene encoding ketol-acid reductoisomerase → MTEDLDTTVYYDDDADRSHIDDKTVAVLGYGSQGHAQAQNLADSGVDVIVGLRESSSSRAAAEADGLRVETPADAAAEADIVTMLVPDTVQPAVFEEIEDGLDAGDTLQFSHGFNIHYNQIRPPEDVDVTMIAPKSPGHLVRRNYEAGQGTPGLIAVYQDETGEAREEALAYAHAIGCTRAGALETTFREETETDLFGEQAVLCGGMTALVKEGYETLVDAGYAPEMAYFECLNEMKLIVDLMYEGGLSNMWDSVSDTAEYGGLSRGERIIDDNARERMEEVLEEVQDGTFAREWIAENQAGRPSYTQLKHAEETHEVEQVGAPLRELFSWADEEEEAAEAPADD, encoded by the coding sequence ATGACAGAAGATCTAGATACGACGGTTTACTACGACGACGACGCGGACCGCTCACACATCGACGACAAGACCGTGGCCGTTCTCGGCTACGGCAGCCAAGGCCACGCGCAGGCGCAGAACCTCGCGGACTCTGGTGTCGACGTGATCGTCGGCCTGCGCGAGAGTTCCTCCTCGCGCGCCGCCGCGGAGGCCGACGGCCTTCGAGTCGAGACGCCCGCCGACGCGGCCGCAGAGGCCGACATCGTCACGATGCTCGTCCCCGACACGGTCCAGCCCGCGGTGTTCGAGGAGATCGAGGACGGACTGGACGCCGGTGACACGCTGCAGTTCTCCCACGGGTTCAACATCCACTACAACCAGATCCGTCCCCCCGAGGACGTCGACGTGACGATGATCGCGCCGAAGTCGCCGGGACACCTCGTGCGACGGAACTACGAGGCCGGACAGGGAACGCCCGGGCTCATCGCCGTCTACCAGGACGAGACGGGCGAGGCGCGCGAGGAAGCCCTCGCGTACGCGCACGCGATCGGTTGCACGCGCGCCGGTGCCCTCGAAACGACGTTCCGAGAGGAGACCGAGACCGACCTCTTCGGCGAGCAGGCCGTCCTCTGCGGCGGAATGACCGCGCTCGTCAAGGAGGGGTACGAGACGCTCGTCGACGCCGGATACGCCCCCGAGATGGCGTACTTCGAGTGTCTCAACGAGATGAAGCTGATCGTCGACCTGATGTACGAGGGCGGCCTCTCCAATATGTGGGACTCCGTCTCCGACACCGCCGAGTACGGCGGACTGTCCCGCGGCGAGCGAATCATCGACGACAACGCTCGCGAGCGGATGGAGGAGGTCCTCGAGGAGGTCCAAGACGGCACGTTCGCCCGCGAGTGGATCGCGGAGAACCAGGCCGGTCGGCCCTCCTACACCCAGCTGAAGCACGCCGAAGAGACGCACGAGGTCGAGCAGGTCGGCGCGCCGCTGCGCGAGCTGTTCTCGTGGGCCGACGAGGAAGAGGAGGCCGCGGAAGCGCCCGCGGACGACTGA
- the leuC gene encoding 3-isopropylmalate dehydratase large subunit, whose amino-acid sequence MSEGTLYDKVWEEHTVSELPTGQTQLFVGLHLIHEVTSPQAFGMLQERDLEVAYPKLTHATVDHIVPTSDQSRPYRDDAAEEMMSELEENVRESGIQFSDPTSGNQGIVHVIGPEQGITQPGKTIVCGDSHTSTHGAFGALAFGIGTSQIRDVLATQTVAMEKKKVRKIEVTGELGPGVEAKDVILEVIRRLGTEGGVGYVYEYAGEAIENLDMEGRMSICNMSIEGGARAGYVTPDETTYEWMKETDYFQERPEKFEELKPYWESISSDDDAEYDDVVTIDGSELEPVVTWGTTPGQGVGITEPIPEPESLAADKQDTARRAQEHMRVTPGETMEGYEIDVAFLGSCTNARLPDLRRAAEVVEGRQVHEDVRAMVVPGSQRVKSAAEAEGLDEIFEAAGFEWRNAGCSMCLGMNEDQLQGDEASASSSNRNFVGRQGSKDGRTVLMNPRMVAAAAIEGAVTDVRELKEVTVA is encoded by the coding sequence ATGAGTGAGGGAACGCTGTACGACAAGGTGTGGGAGGAGCACACGGTCTCTGAGCTGCCGACGGGACAGACGCAGTTGTTCGTCGGGCTGCACCTCATCCACGAGGTGACGAGTCCGCAGGCGTTCGGGATGCTGCAGGAGCGCGACCTCGAGGTCGCCTACCCCAAACTGACGCACGCGACGGTCGATCACATCGTCCCCACGTCGGACCAGTCGCGGCCCTACCGCGACGACGCCGCCGAAGAAATGATGTCCGAACTCGAGGAGAACGTCCGCGAGTCGGGTATCCAGTTCTCCGATCCGACGTCGGGCAATCAGGGGATCGTCCACGTCATCGGGCCCGAGCAGGGAATCACCCAGCCCGGCAAGACGATCGTCTGCGGCGACTCTCACACTTCGACGCACGGCGCGTTCGGCGCGCTGGCGTTCGGGATCGGGACGAGCCAGATCCGCGACGTGCTGGCGACCCAGACCGTCGCGATGGAGAAAAAGAAGGTCAGAAAGATCGAGGTCACCGGTGAACTCGGTCCCGGCGTCGAGGCGAAGGACGTCATCCTCGAAGTGATCCGCCGGCTCGGCACCGAGGGCGGCGTCGGCTACGTCTACGAGTACGCCGGCGAGGCAATCGAGAACCTCGATATGGAGGGTCGGATGAGCATCTGCAATATGTCCATCGAGGGCGGCGCTCGCGCGGGCTACGTCACCCCCGACGAGACCACCTACGAGTGGATGAAAGAGACCGACTACTTCCAAGAGCGCCCCGAGAAGTTCGAGGAGCTCAAGCCCTACTGGGAGTCGATCAGCTCCGACGACGACGCCGAGTACGACGACGTCGTCACGATCGACGGCTCCGAACTGGAGCCCGTCGTCACGTGGGGAACGACCCCCGGACAGGGCGTCGGCATCACGGAGCCGATTCCGGAGCCCGAATCGCTGGCCGCGGACAAACAGGACACCGCCCGACGCGCCCAAGAGCACATGCGCGTCACGCCCGGCGAGACGATGGAGGGCTACGAGATCGACGTCGCCTTCCTCGGCTCGTGTACGAACGCGCGCCTGCCCGACCTCCGCCGCGCCGCGGAGGTCGTCGAGGGCCGGCAGGTCCACGAGGACGTCCGCGCGATGGTCGTCCCCGGCAGCCAACGCGTGAAATCCGCCGCCGAGGCTGAGGGCCTCGATGAGATCTTCGAGGCGGCCGGCTTCGAGTGGCGCAACGCGGGCTGTTCGATGTGTCTGGGAATGAACGAGGACCAGTTGCAGGGCGACGAGGCCTCCGCGTCGTCGTCGAACCGCAACTTCGTCGGTCGACAGGGCTCGAAGGACGGCCGGACAGTCCTGATGAACCCCCGGATGGTCGCCGCCGCCGCGATCGAAGGGGCGGTAACTGACGTGCGCGAACTGAAGGAGGTGACCGTCGCATGA
- the leuD gene encoding 3-isopropylmalate dehydratase small subunit yields MTDEIPEIDSVAGTGVPVRGNDIDTDQIIPARFMKVVTFDGLGEFAFFDLRFDDEDNQKEHPFNEPQFQDASVLAVNANFGCGSSREHAPQALMRWGIDAIIGESFAEIFAGNCLALGIPTVTADHDTIVELQEWIDENPDGEIHVDVEAEAVTYGDTVIEATVDDAQRRALTEGVWDTTALMKSNADAVANKATALPYIDE; encoded by the coding sequence ATGACAGACGAGATCCCCGAGATCGACTCCGTGGCCGGCACGGGCGTTCCCGTCCGCGGGAATGACATCGACACCGACCAGATCATCCCCGCGCGCTTCATGAAGGTCGTCACGTTCGACGGCCTCGGCGAGTTCGCGTTCTTCGACCTCCGGTTCGACGACGAGGACAACCAGAAGGAGCACCCGTTCAACGAACCGCAGTTCCAGGACGCCTCGGTCCTCGCGGTCAACGCCAACTTCGGGTGCGGCTCCTCCCGCGAGCACGCCCCGCAGGCGCTGATGCGCTGGGGGATCGACGCCATTATCGGCGAGTCGTTCGCCGAGATCTTCGCCGGCAACTGCCTCGCGCTGGGCATCCCGACGGTCACGGCCGACCACGACACCATCGTCGAACTCCAAGAGTGGATCGACGAGAACCCCGACGGCGAGATCCACGTCGACGTCGAGGCCGAGGCCGTCACCTACGGCGACACGGTCATCGAGGCGACGGTCGATGACGCACAGCGACGGGCGCTCACCGAGGGCGTCTGGGACACCACGGCGCTGATGAAATCGAACGCCGACGCGGTCGCCAACAAGGCCACCGCCCTGCCGTATATCGATGAGTGA
- the leuB gene encoding 3-isopropylmalate dehydrogenase, with protein sequence MSEEIVVIEGDGIGKEVVPAAVSVLEAVGDFEFVEAEAGDGVLAETGEALPRETYDTVADADATLFGAAGETAADVILPLREAVGSYVNIRPARAYPGVDAVRPETDLVFLRENTEGVYSGHEDRLSDDLSTLTRVVTTSASERLARFACEYVTEQGKDGFQVVHKANVMRETDGRFRDAVVDVADEAGVETEEVLMDAFATRVCLDPTQFDVVVCPNLAGDVLSDLAAGLVGGLGLLPSANVGPDNALFEPVHGTAPDIAGEGVANPSAAILSAAMLLDHLGYADEAANVRTAVESVLEDGPRTADLGGDADTEAVTNAILDRLD encoded by the coding sequence ATGAGTGAGGAGATCGTCGTTATCGAGGGCGACGGCATCGGCAAAGAGGTCGTTCCCGCCGCAGTCTCGGTTCTCGAAGCGGTCGGCGACTTCGAGTTCGTCGAGGCCGAGGCCGGCGACGGCGTCCTCGCGGAGACGGGCGAGGCGCTCCCGCGGGAGACGTACGACACCGTCGCCGACGCGGACGCGACGCTGTTCGGCGCGGCCGGCGAGACCGCCGCAGACGTCATCCTCCCGCTTCGGGAGGCGGTCGGCTCCTACGTCAACATCCGCCCCGCGCGGGCGTACCCCGGCGTCGACGCCGTCCGACCGGAGACGGATCTGGTCTTCCTGCGCGAGAACACCGAGGGCGTCTACTCGGGTCACGAGGACCGCCTTTCGGACGATCTCTCGACGCTCACGCGCGTCGTGACGACCTCCGCGAGTGAACGGCTGGCGAGGTTCGCCTGCGAGTACGTCACAGAGCAGGGGAAAGACGGCTTCCAGGTCGTCCACAAGGCGAACGTGATGCGCGAGACCGACGGGCGGTTCCGCGACGCGGTCGTCGACGTCGCCGACGAGGCCGGCGTCGAGACCGAGGAGGTCCTGATGGACGCGTTCGCGACGCGCGTCTGTCTGGATCCCACGCAGTTCGACGTCGTCGTCTGTCCGAACCTCGCGGGCGACGTGCTCTCGGATCTGGCGGCCGGGCTCGTCGGCGGGTTGGGGCTGCTTCCCTCCGCCAACGTCGGCCCGGATAACGCCCTGTTCGAGCCGGTCCACGGCACCGCCCCCGACATCGCGGGCGAGGGCGTCGCCAACCCGTCGGCGGCGATCCTCTCGGCGGCGATGCTGCTGGATCACCTCGGCTACGCCGACGAGGCGGCAAACGTCCGCACCGCGGTCGAATCCGTCCTCGAAGACGGGCCGCGAACCGCCGATCTCGGCGGCGATGCGGACACCGAAGCGGTCACGAACGCGATCCTCGATCGCCTCGACTGA
- the glpR gene encoding HTH-type transcriptional regulator GlpR, with translation MLPAERKRRIVELVTAADGQSVEALADELGYSKATIRRDLHELEDRGLISRSHGGAVPVTSVGHEQAYGQKEVQNLDSKRAIAERAVEEITDGQVVFFDAGTTTMQVAQNAPKDGSILGVTNSPRLAVELGKEDNDVKLTGGTLRRRTRSLVGPTAESFLERTNFDLLFLGANAVDAETGLTTPNEEEARVKELMVQRASRVVLVADATKIGERSFVTFADLTDVDVFITAGEVSPEAIERFEAEDVTVVVANAEAVAQ, from the coding sequence ATGTTACCCGCTGAGAGAAAACGGCGTATCGTTGAACTCGTCACCGCCGCGGACGGCCAGTCGGTCGAAGCCCTCGCCGACGAACTGGGATACTCGAAAGCGACGATCAGGCGTGACCTCCACGAACTGGAGGATCGCGGCCTCATCTCGCGGTCTCACGGCGGGGCGGTCCCCGTGACGAGCGTCGGACACGAGCAGGCGTACGGACAGAAGGAGGTCCAGAACCTCGATTCGAAGCGCGCGATCGCCGAGCGCGCCGTCGAGGAGATCACGGACGGTCAAGTGGTGTTCTTCGACGCGGGCACGACGACAATGCAGGTCGCCCAGAACGCGCCGAAGGACGGCTCGATCTTGGGAGTGACGAACTCGCCGCGGCTGGCGGTCGAACTCGGCAAAGAGGACAACGACGTGAAGCTGACCGGGGGGACGCTCCGCCGCCGGACGCGCTCGCTCGTCGGACCGACGGCGGAGTCGTTCCTCGAACGGACGAACTTCGATCTGCTCTTCTTGGGCGCGAACGCGGTCGACGCCGAGACCGGCCTCACGACGCCGAACGAGGAAGAAGCCCGCGTAAAGGAGCTAATGGTCCAGCGCGCCTCGCGCGTCGTCCTCGTCGCCGACGCGACGAAGATCGGCGAGCGGTCGTTCGTCACGTTCGCGGACCTCACTGACGTCGACGTTTTCATCACCGCGGGCGAGGTCTCCCCGGAGGCGATCGAGCGCTTCGAGGCCGAAGACGTCACCGTCGTCGTTGCGAACGCGGAGGCGGTCGCCCAATGA
- the pfkB gene encoding 1-phosphofructokinase: MKRAADAIARTDGGDRTSGPDVLTVTMNPAVDHTLTIEGSLREGEVARTDDAQFDAGGKGINVSQYLTELGVDAPATGFLGGPFGRMIGDALDDDGIAHDFVDIDGRTRLNTTVLSPDGEYKINHNGPVVGDADVDSLVRRVEVRDPKRLVVAGSLPRGIDADAVDRLANAGPWETAVDMGGSFLQRLDAEYLVCKPNRDELAAATGRAVETVDDAAAAARDLRGHGFEYVLASLGSDGALLVTDSDAYYAPALSVDVVDTVGAGDALLSGFLAGLARGESVEMALRTAVVVAARVVSVSGTSVPVFDDVFADRERVDLSGK; the protein is encoded by the coding sequence ATGAAGCGGGCGGCGGACGCGATCGCGCGGACCGACGGGGGCGACCGCACGAGCGGCCCGGACGTCCTGACGGTGACGATGAACCCGGCGGTCGATCACACGCTCACGATCGAGGGATCGCTCCGCGAAGGCGAAGTCGCCAGAACGGACGACGCGCAGTTCGATGCCGGCGGAAAGGGGATCAACGTCTCCCAATACCTCACCGAACTGGGCGTCGACGCACCGGCGACGGGCTTTCTCGGCGGGCCGTTCGGTCGGATGATCGGCGACGCGCTTGACGACGACGGGATCGCTCACGACTTCGTCGACATCGACGGTCGAACCCGCCTGAATACGACGGTGTTGAGTCCCGACGGCGAGTACAAGATCAATCACAACGGGCCCGTCGTCGGCGACGCCGACGTCGATTCGCTCGTCCGAAGGGTCGAGGTACGCGATCCGAAGCGCCTCGTCGTCGCAGGCAGCCTCCCGCGCGGGATCGACGCCGACGCCGTCGACCGGCTGGCGAACGCTGGCCCGTGGGAAACGGCCGTCGATATGGGCGGGTCGTTCCTGCAGCGACTCGACGCCGAGTACCTCGTCTGCAAACCGAACAGAGACGAACTCGCGGCCGCCACCGGCCGTGCGGTCGAAACCGTCGACGACGCCGCCGCAGCCGCGCGCGATCTCCGCGGGCACGGCTTCGAATACGTGTTGGCATCGCTGGGATCCGACGGCGCGCTGTTGGTCACCGACTCGGACGCGTACTACGCCCCCGCGCTCTCGGTCGACGTGGTCGACACCGTCGGCGCGGGCGACGCGCTGCTGTCGGGCTTTCTCGCGGGACTGGCGCGCGGCGAGTCGGTCGAGATGGCACTCCGAACCGCGGTCGTGGTCGCCGCCCGCGTCGTGTCCGTTTCCGGAACCAGCGTCCCAGTCTTCGACGACGTCTTCGCGGACCGCGAGCGCGTCGATCTCTCGGGTAAGTAA
- a CDS encoding PTS fructose transporter subunit IIC yields the protein MSSKAESKMRSHLTKVKEDLMTGVSYMIPFVTIGGIFLALGFAVAPTGESGAPDTSQVGTLAYFLGQIGGLGLTIMVPILGAYVAYAIADRPGLAPGFLASYLIQQGEVLVAAGEVIGLQGGEAGAGYLGALVTGLLVGYVARWIKNWSVPDFIRPMMPVLIVPVLTMAIVSPIVLFVLGVPVAIANAGLTAYLEGLQGSQALLVGALLGAMMAFDMGGPVNKVAYVFAAGLITEGITQPMAAVMIAGMIPPIGLAISNFIAPHKYAEEMYENAKSGIVLGFSFITEGAIPYASADPLRVIPSIMVGSAVGAAMSMSLGVSMPAPHGGIFVVPLSNSPLLFLAAIVIGSLVTAALATVLKPDYEEGVGAGQTESAGATTADD from the coding sequence ATGTCAAGCAAAGCTGAGAGCAAGATGCGGTCTCACTTGACGAAGGTCAAGGAGGACCTCATGACTGGCGTATCGTACATGATCCCGTTCGTGACGATCGGCGGGATCTTCCTCGCGCTCGGGTTCGCCGTCGCGCCGACGGGAGAGAGCGGCGCGCCCGATACGTCGCAGGTAGGGACGCTCGCGTACTTCCTCGGGCAGATCGGTGGACTGGGACTGACGATTATGGTCCCGATCCTCGGAGCGTACGTCGCGTACGCGATCGCGGATCGACCGGGACTCGCGCCCGGTTTCCTCGCGTCGTATCTGATCCAGCAAGGTGAAGTGCTGGTCGCCGCCGGAGAAGTGATCGGTCTGCAAGGTGGTGAAGCCGGTGCGGGCTACCTCGGCGCGCTCGTCACTGGCCTCCTCGTCGGATACGTCGCGAGGTGGATCAAGAACTGGAGCGTTCCGGACTTCATCCGGCCGATGATGCCGGTCCTCATCGTACCGGTGCTGACGATGGCGATCGTCTCGCCGATCGTCCTGTTCGTCCTCGGCGTGCCGGTCGCGATCGCGAACGCCGGGCTCACGGCGTATCTCGAGGGCCTGCAGGGAAGTCAAGCCCTTCTGGTCGGTGCGCTCCTCGGCGCGATGATGGCGTTCGACATGGGAGGACCGGTCAACAAGGTCGCGTACGTGTTCGCGGCAGGGCTGATCACTGAGGGGATCACCCAGCCGATGGCGGCGGTGATGATCGCCGGGATGATCCCGCCGATCGGACTGGCGATCTCGAACTTCATCGCGCCGCACAAGTACGCCGAAGAGATGTACGAGAACGCCAAATCCGGCATCGTCCTCGGGTTCTCGTTCATCACTGAGGGCGCGATCCCCTACGCCTCGGCCGATCCGCTCCGGGTCATTCCGTCGATTATGGTCGGCAGCGCCGTCGGTGCCGCGATGTCGATGTCGCTCGGGGTTTCGATGCCCGCTCCACACGGCGGCATCTTCGTCGTCCCGCTGTCGAACAGTCCGCTGCTGTTCCTCGCCGCGATCGTCATCGGATCGCTCGTGACGGCCGCGCTCGCGACAGTCCTCAAGCCCGACTACGAGGAGGGCGTCGGTGCGGGCCAGACTGAATCTGCCGGGGCGACCACCGCCGACGACTGA
- a CDS encoding PTS sugar transporter subunit IIA, with protein sequence MLEDDIDRLLPLAHISLSEPPATKEAAIEFLLDLIADNGRVTDRAAALKALREREQEATTGVGMGIGIPHAKTSAVDEPSVAFARSSEGIDFDAMDDKPARLLFMILVPAEGGEEHLQILSALSRALMHEDVRETLLEAEDAETIQNTVREAVN encoded by the coding sequence ATGCTCGAAGATGACATCGACCGGCTGCTCCCGCTCGCGCACATCTCGCTGTCGGAGCCGCCGGCAACGAAAGAGGCCGCGATCGAGTTCCTTCTCGATCTCATCGCGGACAACGGCCGTGTGACAGATCGTGCGGCCGCGCTGAAGGCGCTCCGAGAGCGCGAACAGGAGGCGACGACAGGGGTCGGAATGGGTATCGGCATCCCGCACGCGAAGACGAGCGCCGTCGACGAGCCGTCCGTCGCGTTCGCGCGCTCCAGCGAGGGGATCGACTTCGACGCGATGGACGACAAACCCGCGCGCCTGCTGTTTATGATTCTCGTCCCCGCCGAGGGCGGCGAGGAACACTTACAGATCTTGAGCGCCCTCTCGCGAGCACTGATGCACGAAGACGTTCGCGAGACGCTGCTGGAGGCCGAGGACGCAGAAACCATTCAGAACACCGTTCGGGAGGCCGTAAACTGA
- a CDS encoding HPr family phosphocarrier protein — protein sequence MPERVVTIVPEDGLHARPASKFVEAANGFDSEIHVGHVDGESVNAASMLAVTGLGAAAGDEVRLTAEGEDAEAALDELERILTTPEEDL from the coding sequence ATGCCCGAGCGCGTCGTTACGATCGTTCCGGAAGACGGGCTCCACGCGCGCCCGGCGTCGAAGTTCGTCGAGGCGGCCAACGGGTTCGATTCGGAGATCCACGTCGGTCACGTCGACGGCGAGTCGGTGAATGCGGCCAGTATGCTCGCGGTCACCGGACTGGGGGCGGCCGCGGGTGACGAGGTCAGGCTGACCGCCGAGGGCGAGGACGCGGAGGCCGCGCTCGACGAACTGGAGCGCATCCTGACGACGCCCGAGGAAGACCTCTGA
- the ptsP gene encoding phosphoenolpyruvate--protein phosphotransferase yields MTERRLSGVGVTPLSGVGTAVWYAPDADLDEPPAPETVDADAEIERFETARTDARAEIRAERERTAERVGEAEAEVFDAHVQFLDDPQITEGVEGEIESGLPAEHAVTRTFEGFIEQFEGMEGRMAERADDLRDVRDRLVRVLVGGDRIDLANLPEGSVVLAERLTPSDTAQLDPERVAGFATVTGGRTSHAAIFARSLALPAVVGVGEELHDVADGSEVVVDGTEGTLVVDPDDATREAAAGGEDVEIRPESVETADGTPIEVAANVGTRADLGPAAERGADGIGLFRTEFLFLDRQSPPDEDEQYEAYVDAIERFPDSRVVVRTLDIGGDKPIEYLDLPEEENPFLGERGIRRSLGPDADLFETQLRALLRAAGSDGGGQLSVMLPLVSTVEEVREAREVLESVAADLEDEGVKHAIPEFGVMIETPAAAFLAPDLAEHADFFSIGTNDLAQYVMAAERGNGRVAELGDYRQPAVLRAIRATVEATERTDVWVGMCGEMAGDPDLTELLVGLGLDELSMSAVTVPQVKRAVTETTTESARALAERALAASTKAEVEGVLTETIQ; encoded by the coding sequence ATGACAGAGCGACGACTCTCCGGCGTCGGCGTCACGCCCCTCTCGGGCGTCGGCACCGCCGTCTGGTACGCGCCCGACGCGGACCTCGACGAACCGCCCGCCCCCGAAACCGTCGACGCCGACGCGGAAATCGAACGGTTCGAGACCGCCCGAACCGACGCCCGCGCGGAGATCCGAGCCGAGCGCGAGCGGACGGCCGAGCGCGTCGGCGAGGCGGAGGCCGAAGTGTTCGACGCGCACGTCCAGTTCCTCGACGACCCCCAGATCACCGAGGGCGTCGAGGGCGAAATCGAATCGGGCCTCCCCGCCGAGCACGCAGTCACCCGGACGTTCGAGGGATTCATCGAACAGTTCGAGGGAATGGAGGGCCGGATGGCCGAGCGCGCCGACGACCTCCGCGACGTCAGGGATCGGCTGGTCCGCGTCCTCGTCGGCGGCGACCGGATCGACCTCGCGAACCTCCCGGAAGGCAGCGTCGTGCTCGCAGAGCGGTTGACGCCGAGCGACACCGCGCAACTCGATCCCGAGCGCGTCGCCGGGTTCGCCACCGTCACCGGCGGACGGACGTCGCACGCGGCGATATTCGCGCGCTCGCTCGCTCTCCCCGCCGTCGTCGGCGTCGGCGAGGAGCTACACGACGTCGCCGACGGCTCCGAAGTCGTCGTCGACGGCACCGAGGGGACGCTCGTCGTCGATCCCGACGACGCGACGCGCGAGGCCGCGGCGGGCGGCGAGGACGTCGAAATCAGGCCCGAATCGGTCGAGACCGCCGACGGCACGCCGATCGAGGTCGCCGCGAACGTCGGCACGCGCGCCGACTTGGGACCGGCCGCCGAGCGCGGCGCGGACGGTATCGGGCTGTTCCGAACGGAGTTTCTCTTTCTCGATAGGCAGTCCCCGCCGGACGAAGACGAGCAGTACGAGGCGTATGTCGACGCGATAGAGCGTTTTCCCGACAGCCGGGTCGTCGTCAGAACGCTCGATATCGGCGGCGACAAGCCGATCGAGTACCTGGACCTCCCCGAGGAGGAGAACCCCTTCCTCGGCGAGCGCGGCATCCGCCGCTCGCTCGGTCCCGACGCGGACCTCTTCGAGACGCAACTGCGCGCGCTCCTGCGGGCGGCCGGCAGCGACGGGGGCGGCCAGCTCTCGGTGATGCTGCCGCTCGTCTCGACCGTCGAGGAAGTGCGCGAGGCGCGCGAGGTGCTGGAGTCGGTCGCGGCCGATCTGGAAGACGAAGGTGTCAAACACGCGATCCCGGAGTTCGGCGTGATGATCGAGACGCCCGCGGCGGCCTTTCTCGCCCCGGACCTCGCCGAGCACGCCGACTTCTTCAGCATCGGCACCAACGACCTCGCCCAGTACGTGATGGCCGCCGAGCGCGGTAACGGTCGGGTCGCCGAACTCGGCGACTACCGCCAGCCCGCGGTGCTCCGGGCGATCCGCGCGACGGTCGAGGCCACCGAGAGAACCGACGTCTGGGTCGGGATGTGCGGAGAGATGGCCGGCGATCCCGACCTCACCGAGCTGCTCGTCGGACTCGGGCTCGACGAACTGAGTATGAGCGCGGTCACGGTACCGCAGGTGAAGCGCGCGGTGACAGAAACGACGACCGAGAGTGCGCGGGCGCTCGCCGAGCGGGCGCTCGCCGCCAGTACGAAAGCTGAAGTCGAAGGCGTGTTAACGGAGACCATACAATGA
- a CDS encoding PTS fructose transporter subunit IIB, with protein MNIVAVTSCPTGIAHSQMAAENLEQTAERLGHEIKVEVQGAMGAQNELTTQEIADADAVIIASDTAVSRDRFEGKPLVKGTVKDGVNDPESLFERAAELVEEGETGAVDLGGEDDDGDDADSDDTADATPSNASRRGGDREKGLFARIKRLFS; from the coding sequence ATGAACATTGTCGCAGTCACATCCTGTCCGACCGGAATCGCACACAGCCAGATGGCCGCCGAGAACCTCGAACAGACGGCCGAACGCCTCGGCCACGAGATCAAAGTCGAGGTGCAGGGCGCGATGGGCGCGCAGAACGAGCTCACGACCCAAGAGATCGCCGACGCCGACGCGGTCATCATCGCCTCCGACACCGCCGTCAGCCGCGACCGCTTCGAGGGCAAGCCGCTCGTGAAGGGGACGGTGAAAGACGGCGTCAACGACCCCGAGAGCCTCTTCGAGCGCGCCGCGGAACTCGTCGAGGAAGGGGAAACCGGGGCGGTCGACCTCGGCGGAGAGGACGACGATGGCGACGACGCCGATAGCGATGATACCGCCGACGCGACGCCGTCGAACGCGAGTCGCCGCGGTGGGGATCGAGAGAAGGGACTGTTCGCCCGCATCAAGCGACTGTTCTCCTGA